TAGCCAGATATCCGCTTAAATTTACCCGGTTTCTCTTTCGTCCGTGTTAGTTCACGCGAAAGAGCTGGTTTTAATACGCGGTTAACTAACGAACTCTTGCCGGAGCCCGATACACCTGTTACAGCTACAAACTTCCCGATTGGAATCGACGCATCCACATTTTTTAAGTTATTTTCCTGTGCGCCTTCTATCAAAATCGCTCCCCGATCTTCGGAACGTCTCTCAGTTGGAACCGGAATAAATGCTGTACCTGCCAAGTATTGACCGGTAATCGATTCTTTGACTTTCATCACTTCGGTAGGTTTCCCTGCCGCAACAATTTCTCCGCCGAACTCGCCGGCTCCCGGACCGATATCAATCAGATAATCCGCCTGCATCATTGTTTCTTCGTCATGCTCCACCACTATTAGAGTGTTTCCCAAGTCACGCATGCTCTTCATGGATTCAATCAACAAGTCATTATCGCGTTGGTGCAATCCGATTGATGGCTCATCCAAAATATAGAGAACACCTGATAAATTGGAGCCGATTTGTGTGGCCAAGCGAATCCGCTGTGCTTCCCCGCCCGATAAACTGCCGGCAATACGACTCAAGGTGAGGTACTTCAAACCCACGTTTCGCAAGAAAGTCAGCCGAGATTTAATTTCTCTTAAAATCGGTGTCGCAATTTCTTTTTCTGCGCCTTCTAATTCCAACTTTTCGAAAAAGTCAATCGCCGAATCAATGGAATATTGGGTCACTTCCGCGATATTTTCGTTCCCCACTTTAACCGCCAATGCTTGCTCGTTCAAACGTGCACCATGACATTTTTGACAGGCCAGTTCGGTCATGTATTCCCGCATGACTTTACGCGTAAAATCACTCGATGATTCATGATAACGACGGTTGATGTTGTTCATGACCCCTTCAAACGGTATGTTCACATCACGAACCGCGCCAAAATCGTTCTTATGATAAAAATGGAATTTTTTCCCTTTAGAGCCATGCAGAACTAGTTTTTGATGCTCAGCTGGTAAGTCATCAAAAGGAACATCCATCGCAATATCATGTTGCTGGCAGAATTGACGCAACATTTCCGGATAATAATTGGAACTGATTGGATTCCATGGTGCCAGGGCTCCATCGTTAATCGATAGTTGACGGTCCGGAACGACTAAGTCTACGTCCACTTCTAATTTAGACCCTAAACCGTCACATTCTGAACAAGCGCCATACGGTGCATTAAATGAGAACAAGCGTGGTTCGATTTCGCCGACTGTAAAGCCACATTTCGGACAGGCATAGTGTTCACTGAACAGCAGATCCTCTCCATCAATAATAGATATAATCACATAACCTTCCGCTAAACGTAATGCTGCTTCCACGGAGTCATAGACACGCGAACGAACACCGTCTTTTACAACGATTCGGTCAATCACGATGGAAATATCGTGACTGTTATTTTTATTCAATTCGGGAACATCCGTTATATCGTAAAGTTCTTCGTCTACGAGAACGCGAACGTACCCTTGTTTTTTAATTGATTCAAAAACTTTTTTATGTTGGCCTTTTTTACCTATCACAACAGGTGCTAAAATTTGCATACGTGTCCGTTCAGGCAGCTCCATCACTTGGTTTACAACTTGCTCGGGTGATTGACTGCTGATTTCGGTTCCATCATTCGGACAAATCGGATGACCAATTCGTGCAAAAAGAAGTCTCAGGTAGTCATTGATTTCCGTTACGGTGCCGACTGTTGAACGGGGATTGTTGCTTGTCGATTTTTGGTCGATTGCAATCGCCGGACTCAAGCCATCGATACTATCAACATCTGCTTTTTCCATTTGTCCCAGAAATTGGCGTGCATAAGCTGAAAGACTCTCGACATACCGTCTTTGTCCTTCGGCATATAAAGTGTCAAATGCAAGTGAACTTTTCCCTGAACCTGATAAGCCCGTCACAACCACTAACTGGTCACGCGGGATCGCTACATCGATATTTTTTAAGTTGTGTGAACGTGCTCCGCGCACGATAATCTGATCTTTAGCCATAATCTTCTTCCTTTTAGTTGAGATTCTGTTCCCTACCATCATAACATGTCTACCTCAAAAAGAACACTCGTTCGCACTTAGTTGTGTGTATGTGCGGCATGTTCAACTGCGAGGTGTAAAATGTCATAAACATGTGAGTCTTCCTGACTGTATAACATGTTTTTTCCGACGCGTCTGCTCTTTACTAACTTCGCTTCTTTCAATTTTCGGAGTTGATGGGAGACAGCAGATTGTTCCATTTCTAGTGCTTCTGCAATAGCATTTACATGCCATTCTTTCGTTTCTAATAAGTACAAAATCTTAAACCGGGTCTGGTCGCCTAACAGCTTAAACATCTGGACCGTTTGCTTCGTTATTTCTGGATTCATTTTTTCCAATAGCCACCACGCCTCCTCATAGATACTTCTTTCTTATTTTACCAGAAGTAGCCTAAAAGCTACATAATCCCGCTTTCGAATACCTACTGAATACGTCTCAAGTAGAATTTCTTTTTCCCACTTTTACTTGAGCCTGTTCTCTCTAAAAACAAAAAGCCGAGACATCATCGTCTCGACTTTTAGCATTTTTAATTAGTTTAATTCTGAAAGTTCTCCCGTTTTCAGGTAGACAATACGCTCGCAAATGTTTGTTACGTAATCTCCGATACGTTCCAAGTAACCAGATACAGCGATGTAGTCTGTCCCCCCTGGTACGACTTCTGCATCTTTAGCCATTTCTTTCAGACACAATTTATTAATCTCAACGAACAAATCGTCTACTTTTGTATCTGTTTCCGCAATTGTATAAGCTGCTTCCACATCAATACGTATATACGCATCAAGTGAATCTTCAACCATATCCTTCACAACTTCCGCTTGCTCTGCAATTTTCCCTTCTACTAAAGGAATACGCTTGTTGTGAAGTTCTTTAACGCGAATGACAGAACGCGCGATGCTTACAGCATGGTCACCCATACGCTCTAGATCGGAGCTCGCTTTCATAACCGTTACGATTGAACGTAAGTCGCTTGATACAGGCTGTTGTAGTGCGATTAACTTGAAGCACATTTCTTCGATTTCTAACTCTATATTGTTAATTGCCTTATCGTTCTTCTTAACACGATTGGCCGCTTCTTTGTCGTGATTTATGAACGCTTTAACTGCAAGTAAAATATTTTCATTTACCATTAATCCCATTTTGGTAAATTGAGCATGCATGCTTTTTAACTCATCATCATATATTCTTCTCATTACGCGCACTCCTCATTCAAACTGTTTTGTTGCTTTATTTTATCATGAAAATACGGATTACCCAAATCTTCCGGATACATAATCTTCAGTCCGTTTGTCTTTAGGATTTGAGAAAATATCTGTTGTATCATCGAATTCAACGATTTCACCGGTTAGGAAGAAAGCTGTACGATCCGATACACGCGCTGCTTGTTGCATGTTATGTGTCACCATAACAATCGTATACTTGCCCTTCAATTCTTGAACAAGGTCTTCGATTTTAGCTGTAGAAATCGGGTCCAGTGCAGAGGTCGGTTCATCCATTAAGAGTACTTCTGGTTCCACAGCTAAAGCACGTGCAATACAAATACGTTGTTGCTGTCCACCTGAGATACGTAAGGCATTTTTATTCAAATCGTCTTTTACTTCATCCCAAATCGCTGCACCCTTCAAACTACGCTCAACAATTTCATCCAAAGTCGCTTTGTCTTTAATCCCATGTGTACGTGGTCCATAAGCAATATTATCGTAGATACTCATTGGAAATGGGTTTGGATGTTGAAAGACCATCCCCACACGTTTACGTAATTGGTTCACGTCGAAATCCGATGCGTACATATCTTCGCCATCCAACAAGAGACTTCCTTCAATACGGCAACCTGGAACCAGGTCGTTCATACGATTTAAGCTCTTAAGGAATGTCGACTTCCCACATCCGGATGGTCCGATAAAAGCAGTGATTTCATTTTCTCTAATTTCCATATTTAGGTTCTTTAACGCTTGAAAATCTGAATACCAAAGATTCATGTTTGAAATACTTAATTTACTCATTGTTATTTCGCTCCTCTTGTTAATCGATTACTTAACCACGTTGATATAGCATTAATAATCAGTACTAGAATAATCAATACTACCCCTGTAGCGTAAGATTCTCTAACGTGCATCCCTTCACTCGACAACACATACATGTGGAGGGCAAGTGTACGCCCTGATTGGAAAGCATCCGTTGGTAAGTTAGTCGACGTTCCAAGTGTATACATCAACGCCGCTGTTTCTCCAACAATACGTCCGACTGCCAAAATGACACCTGATAAAATACCAGGCATTGCGACAGGTAAAACAACTCTAAATATCGTACGCAGTTTCCCTGCTCCTAAAGCAAAACTACCTTCCCTTAATGAAACATTTACAGAGAGTAATGCTTCTTCAGTGGAACGAATAATGACCGGTAAAACCATAATGACCGATGTTAAGATCCCTGCAATTAAAGAATACTGGAATCCCAAGAAAAGAACAAAGAATAACATCCCGAACAGACCGTAAACAATCGAAGGAATACCGGATAGCGTATCCGTTGCAACACGGATGATGTTAATAAACTTATTGTTCGCATCTGCATATTCAATTAGGTAGAAAGCTGTAAATACGCCAATCGGTGCTGCGATTAGCAAAGCAAAGAACACTACGATGAAAGTTGTTATAATCGCCGGCATCATAGAAACGTTACTTGTTGTGTATTTCCAGGCAAACATCTCTGGAGATAATGCGGAGATACCATTAATAAAAATAAAACCGATGATATAGAGTAAAGAAGCAAAGGTTATAAAGCTAAAAAAGTACACAAAAAATCGGATTAGTTTCGCTTCCATCTAGATCCCCTTCCTTTTCACGATTGAAAACGCACCGTTAATAATGATAATAAAGATAAACAAAACAACGGCAGTTGCAATCAAGGCTTCACGGTGCTGTCCAGCAGCATATGCCATTTCCAACACAATATTTGTCGTCATTGTACGCACACCTTGTGTCAGACTGGATGGAATACGCGGTTGGTTACCTGCGACCAGGATAACGGCCATCGTTTCACCGATTGCACGTCCCACGCCTAAAATAACAGCGGAGATGATTCCTGATTTAGCAGCTGGAACAACAACACGTAAAACGGAACGTTCATGCGTTGCGCCTAGCGCCACACTACCTTCGTAATAACTTTTCGGCACTGCGCGGAGTGAAGCTTCTGACATACCGATGATTGTCGGCAATACCATAATCCCCAACAAAATAGAAGCCGTTAAAATATTCATACCCGTACCGCCTACCCAACTTTTCATGAGCGGAACGACCACGCGTAACGCAAAGAATCCATAGACAATAGAAGGAATAGCAGCCATCATATTGATTGCAGGCTTCAAAAATTTATAAAGTTTCGGTGGACAAAAGCGCGCCATGAAGACCGAAGTGAATACACCTGTCGGCACACCAATAATAATTGCTCCAATTGTAATCACAATCGAACCAACAATCATTGGTAAAATACCGTATTGTGGTGTTGAGTTAGATGGTGTCCATACTGAACCAAATAGGAACTTCCCGATTCCATAGTCCAACATGAACGGGACGCCACCCTCAAAAATAAAATAAAAAATGACGATGATGGAAATAACTGAAATGGATGCGGAGGCAATAAAGATCCCTTTCATGAAATGTTCCCAAAAATATTTCTTTTGCATGTTTCCCTCTCCCTTACCCTGGGCTTTCCCAAATTGAGCCATTACTTTCTTTTAACCCATATATACCAATACTAGAAAAAAAGGCCAGATACCTGGCCCTTTCATTCGGTCAGAAATTTATTGTACTTCTTCCCATTCTGTTACTTCACCAGTAAAGATTTGACGTACTTGATCAAGTGTCAAACTTTCAATTGTGTTTGCTTTGTTTGTGATAACTGCGATACCGTCCACTGCGATTGCAGTTGATTCTAGTTCTGCAGCTTCTTCTTCTTTCAATTCACGTGAAGCCATTCCAATATCAGCTGTTCCGTCCATTGCTGCCGTCATACCCGCTGAAGATCCGTTAGATGTTACATCAATCTTAACGTCTGGGTTTAATGCCGTGTACTCTTCTACAAGAACTTCCATCAATGGTGTAACGGATGTTGATCCAACAACTGAAATAGAACCAGATTGTGAACCGTCCCCTGCATATGCTGCTGCTTCGGATACGAATTCTACGTAACCTTCTTCAGCTGCGATTTCTTGTCCTTCTGCGGAAAGAATGTAGTCGATAAAATCTTGTGCGACTGCTTCGATATCTCCACCCCAAGCAATGTTAAAGTTACGTGCGATTGGGAATGAACCATCTTGAACTGTTTCGTTCGTTGGTTCTACGCCATCAATTGGCAAACCTCTTACTGTATCATTTAATGAACCAAGTGAAACATATCCGACTGAGTTCGCGTCTCCTGCTACAGTAGATAGAACACCTTCTGTACCGTTTTGGATAACTGCTTCGATGTATGTTTCGTCAACTTCTTCGCCATTTTCGTCTTCTGCTAAAACGCCTGTAATTTCTGTAAATGCACCACGTGTACCTGAACCGTCTTCACGAGATACTACGATGATTTCTCCTGCTACTGCAGAACCATCTGTCGTTCCTTCTTCATCTCCTGTTGCTGCTGGATCGCAAGCTGCCAACACACCTACAGCTCCTAAAGATAATACTAACTTACTTAGGCTTTTTAATTGCATTATAAATTACCATCCTTTTTCTTTAGTGTCTTGGGCTCATTGCCTTAACTCCATTCTATTCTTTAAATGTAAATTTACCGTATGGTTTAATGTAAAGATTTCACCCGTTTTAAATTTACAAAGATATTCGAGATAAATAGTCGTCTTTCTCGATTATTTACAAATAATTGGCTTTAGAAAAGCCCATATCTACGCTGTTTTCTAGTTAATATTTAACGAATTCATGCATATAAGGTGTTTAGGGATTTATATAAGTGAGTGCTACTAGTTTTTTGTTTATATCTGCAAAATAAAAAGCCGCCTTAATTTCCGGAGAAATAAAGCGACTTTTGTAAGGTTTGTAAATTTCATGTAAAGGATGTGTAAAGATAAGGGAATATATTTACGAATACCCTAATTTAACGGTAAATAAAGCGTAAAGGTCGTGCCTATTCCTAAATGACTTTTGACTTCAATACGACCATTTAAGTTTTGAACCAGATAGCGAACAATGGATAGACCCAAGCCTGTTCCACCCGAATTGCGGCTTCTGGCTTTGTCTACACGGTAAAAACGCTCGAAAATACGGTTCAAATCTTCTTCTGGAATGCCAATTCCTGTGTCGGCAACATGAATAACAGCTTCATCATTAATTTTTTCGACCATGACCGAAACTTTTCCGCCATTGTCCGTGTAGTTCACGCCGTTCATAATCAAGTTATTAAGTATTTGTTCTAAACGACTGCGATCGGTCAAGGCCCATACATCTTCCGACTCAGAGGTATACATGCGTAATTTAATCTGTTTCGCCTCAGCCTGTGGTTGAATCACTTGGAAACAGGAAGCGATTATCTTCATAATATTGACCGTCTCCACGTTCAACGGAACTTGTTTCTGTTCCACCCGTGAAAGTTCCAGAATATCGTTGACCAAAATTTCCAGGCGTTTTGATTCTTTGTAAATAATTTCCAAAAATTGTTTCAAGGTAGCCGGATTTTCCATCGCCCCATCCAACAACACTTCTGAAAATCCCTTCAGAGCCGTGACAGGCGTTCGCAGCTCATGCGAAGCATTGGCAACGAAATCAGACCGCACTTTTTCCAGGCGCCGAATTTGAGTAATATCATACAACAAAACAATCACTTGTCTTCCTTCAACATTCGGAACAATCATAGTGTTTACATCCAGAATCCGATCTTGGGGATGGTACACGTAGATTTCATCATTTCTATTTTTATTCTTTTGGAAAGTCTTCTGAATAATTTGCACCAATCCATAACTCTTCGTCATTTCTAAAAAGCTATGTCCCAATAAAGTATCATCGATTCCCAAAATCTCTTGGGCCGCCGGGTTCATCAGTTGAATTTGTTGTTTGTGATTCAAGAGAACTACTCCGATGATCAGACGATTGACTAAAACGGTCAGACGCTCATTTGATTGAATGATTTCTCTGTTTTTTGCTTCTAAATTTTCAGCCAGCTGATTAACTGTATTTCCCAACTCAGCTACTTCGGGATAATTTATTCCAATATAATGATTAGTGTAATCGCCATCCGAAATACTTTCAATGACATCTGATATACCTTTTAAAGGCTTGGAAATACGATTGGATAAGTAATAAGCAATGAAGCCGGCCATCACAATCGCCACAAAACTAAAAACAAAAACAGATTTAATCAGCGCATCCTGTAAACTATCCAAGTCCTGTAATTCATGTGTCAAACGTAAAATTCCTACTTGTTGGCGATTCTCGTTGTAGAGCGGTACCGCAACTCTGTATTCACTTCTACCTGTATCGTTGCGGACAATCCCACTATTCCCACTTTCTTTCCCTTCTAAGACAACGCGAATTTCTTTTGTTTTTGCTTGATTCTCAACAGAAGCTTGATATGCATTCGACGAATAGATGAGTTTCCCGTCATTATTAATAAAAGCGATATCGTCTTCATCCTCCAAAAATAATTGGAAAGACTCGAGGTGTGTAACAGCCGTTTGGACACTCGACGCATCCTTTAAGAATTGCTGTTCCAATATTTCTGATAAATAGAGCGTATGACGCTCCACATCTTCAGTCATGGACTGAGTAGTGACCTGGTACACTAATTGATTCGTATAAAAAACTACTCCCATCGATAGGAGTAGGAAAAGGCCAATAAAAAGCGCCATAAATTGAGTTGTAAATTTTCGCATTATTTTGGCTCCTCAAATTTGTAGCCAAAGCCTCTTACTGTTTTGATATAAACAGGTTTCTTAGTGTTTTGTTCTATTTTTTCACGTAAGTGACTAATATGAACATCTACAATACGTGTCTCGCCCGCATAATCGAAATTCCAGATAGCATTTAATAACTGCTCACGACTTAAAATCCGATTTGCCCGCTTCGCCATATAGAGTAATAATTCAAATTCTTTGGGCGTAATATCAATAATTTCGCCACGCACTTGCACTTCGTATAGATTCGGGAAAATAATGATTTCACCAATTTCTACTTTTTCTTCTTTTACTTCATTCAACTCAGGTAGTTTGGTTTCTTTCGTCGGTTCTACATTTTCATTCGTGTTCAGGCTACCGATTCGACGCAAAATAGCTTTCATTCGAGCCAATACTTCACGGGGGCTGAAAGGTTTCGTCATATAATCATCTGCTCCGAGTTCCAAACCGATTATTTTTTCCAGTTCATCATCTTTAGCAGTCAACATTAAAATCGGTGTGTCTATTTTTTCTTGACGCAGTCGTCTGCAGATGTCCATGCCGTCCATTGATGGCAACATTAAATCAAGAATAATAAAGTCAAAAGACTGAGTCATTGCCAAATCATAGCCTTCTTTCCCGTCATGAGCAGTCACAACTTGATAACCATCTTTCTCAAGGTTATAAGAAAGCAAAATAACAATGGATTCTTCATCATCGACAACTAATACTTTTTTCATCTCGTCCTCCTGAAAGAATATTATTGTTCCATCTTTTCGTATTCTATCATTATGGCTGTAAAATAGAAAGTTTCTGATTATTTAGGTAAAAAGCAAATGCGTGACTAAATCGGAACGAGAATTGCTTTGTAATTATTCATATACACAATTTCATGCGAAAAAAGAGGAGTCAGGTATTAACCCTGACCCCTCTTTTTTATATTAAGCTTTTAGGAAACGTGTCATTGATAACACAGATCCGATTGAGCCAAGTGAAACACCTATGCCCATGAGACCTAATCCTAAGTACATTGTAAATGGCAGTGGCGCTAATAAGCCAAAGTTTGAACCAATTAAATATTGTGTTCCAATATCAAAAAGGAAACTATAACCAAAGACTAAAATGGCGGTAGGAATAAGCGCGCCAATAAAGCCAATGATTGCACCCTCAATTAAGAACGGCCAACGAATGTAGCTGTTTTTAGCACCTACGAGACGCATAATTTCAATTTCGGTACTACGTGAGAAAATCGTAATACGAATGGTGTTGGAAATTAAGAAGACAGCAATCAAGAGAAGACCACCGATAATCACAAGTCCGATCAATCGCATTGTGGCGATAGTGTCAAATAATTTCTCAGCAGTTGTACCACCGTACTCTACTTTAGAAACATATTCTAAGCCTTCAGCTGCTTTTGCTACTTCACCCGTTTGCTCTGGTACTTCGGTATTCAAAACATACACATCATGCAAAGGATTATCGTCGCCGCCGAATAAATTAAATTCGTCACCGTAACTACCAATTAATTTATTCAACTCTTCATCACGTGTGGAATACGATAACGACTCCACATTTGGAATCTGTTCTAATTGTTCTTTTAATGTTGTTTTATTTGACTCATCTGCTGCCAAGTCAATAAAGACACGAACACTTACATCATTTTCGACGTCGCTCGCCAATTTGTTTACGTTAAAGAGGATTGCTATAAATGAACCCACTAAGATTAATGTCATTGCTACAGCACTGATTGCTGCTACCGACATCCACCCATTCCGAGAAAGACTCTTAAATGCATCGCGAATGTGTCGTCCCATGGTTCTAAATTTCATAGCCATACTCTCCTTCTTGTTGATCCCGCACAATGCGGCCATTTTCTACTGCCAATACGCGATGTTTAATATCATTTACGATTTGGCTATTATGTGTTGCCATTAAAATAGTTGTTCCTTGTGAATTAATCTCATCCAGAATATCCATAATCTCAAGAGATGTGTCAGGGTCAAGGTTTCCGGTTGGCTCATCCGCAATTAGGATTCCCGGCATATTTACAATCGCTCGCGCAATTGCAATCCGTTGTTGCTCGCCACCTGATAATTCTGTTGGGAACATCCGCGCTTTATGTTTTAGTTTAACTAAATCCAGAACTTCAAACACACGTTTTTCGATTTGTTTCGGTGTTTTTTCGACTACTTCCATTGCATAAGCAATGTTTTCATAAACCGTTAGTTTCGGCAATAGCTTAAAGTCTTGGAACACAACGCCGACATAACGACGTAACATGGGAACTTCACGTTCCTTAATTTTCATTAAATCAAACTTGCCGATTTTAATAGAACCTTCTGATGCTTTTTCTTCACGATAAAGCATTTTAATAAAAGTAGATTTACCCGCTCCACTTGGTCCAACAATATAAACAAACTCGCCTTGCTCAATTTTAACACTCAGTTTGTTAACTGCAGTTACGCCATTTTTGTATACTTTTGAGACATTTACCATCTCAATCATGTAATCACCTATCTTTTTATTATTGGCTGAATACTATCTCTAAAAAAACCCCACAGAATCTGTGTGGGTTTGAACAGTGTCTGACGGTATGTCTTTTCATACGCCAAATCATTATAGCACGTTCCCACAGTATTGCTGTGTTAGTTTCTTTACAATTGTATTTCAATATATGACAGTCATGAGAGGCGGATGCATGACTGAAGGATTAATCTTCATCATTCGTAATATTCATTTTCAAGAATGCGTCGATAAATGGATCTAAATCTCCATCCATAACCGATTGCACATTTCCTGTTTCATGATTCGTACGATGATCTTTCACCATGGAGTAAGGGTGGAAAACGTAAGAACGAATTTGAGAACCCCAGCCAATTTCTTTTTGTTCGCCACGAATAGCAGCCAGTTCACTTTCGCGTTCTTCTTCTTGTTTTTGGAAAAGTTTTGCTTTCAACATCCCCATTGCCGTGTCACGGTTTTGGAACTGCGACCGTTGCGCCTGACTTTGGACAACAATACCCGTTGGAATATGCGTAATACGAATCGCCGAAGAGGTCTTGTTAATATGCTGACCACCCGCCCCACTTGCACGGTATGTATCTACACGAATATCATCTAGACTCACTTCAATATCAGCATTATCCGCTGCGATTTCAGGCATCACATCAATGGAACAGAAGGATGTGTGTCTTCTTCCAGCAGAATCGAATGGCGATATACGCACGAGACGATGAACGCCACGTTCTGACCGTAGATTTCCATATGCATTCAAGCCTTTGATTAAGAGCGTCACACTCTTAATCCCTGCTTCATCACCTGCTTGGTAATCCAACGTTTCAATGGTATAGCCTTTTTTATCCGCCCAGCGCGTGAACATCCGATGCAATAAACTTCCCCAGTCTTGTGATTCGGTTCCGCCGGCTCCTGGATGAATTTCTAAAATGGCATTGTTTTTGTCATGTGGTCCATTCAGAAGCATGGTTAATTCGTATTCATTTAAGGCAGCCTCAAACTCTGCTACATTTCCCGCCAACTCTTCTTCGAATTCAGATTCAGGATCTTCCTTAACGAACTCATACATCACTTCTAGTTCTTCATACATCTCTTTCAACTTATTGAATGTTTCAAACACACTCTTTAATTGATTGGATGCATTAATCACTTCTTGTGCTGCATGTGAGTCTTCCCAAAAACTAGGGTCCAGCATTTGATCTTCATATTCGGCAATATCCGCTTCCAGTGCCTCTAAGTCAAAGAGACCTCCCAAAGCTTTGGATTTTTTCTTCGGATGTTTCTAACAATACTTTTACTTCACTTAATTCCATGGTGTTTCCTCCTGTTTATAATACGCAAGAAGTGGCTGGGAAAAGGATCTCAGCCACTTCGTGATTAAAGGTTCAGGTATTCAGCCAGAAGCTCTGTCCGCAATACCGTTGTTCCATTCTCTTTATTAAACTTGTCCGTGACAATTTTTGAATTTTTTACCGCTTCCGCATGGGCAAGGGTCATTGCGGCCAACTTTACCCTCTGTCATTTCAGGTGCTGCTGGTTGGATTTCCTCTTCAACTGTCGCTTCAGCTTCAACTTGCTCGGAATTTTCCATTGTCTCTTTTTGCGCATCCATAGCCGCTTTTTGAGCACGTAGGCGTTCCATTTGTTGTGCCATCATCACTTGACGCATTTGCATTGCTGCCATTTGCGCACGTTTGATTTGCTCTGCTTTATCGGCTGCTCCTACTTCACCTTCACGAACCGCACGGATAT
This genomic interval from Jeotgalibaca porci contains the following:
- the ftsE gene encoding cell division ATP-binding protein FtsE; amino-acid sequence: MIEMVNVSKVYKNGVTAVNKLSVKIEQGEFVYIVGPSGAGKSTFIKMLYREEKASEGSIKIGKFDLMKIKEREVPMLRRYVGVVFQDFKLLPKLTVYENIAYAMEVVEKTPKQIEKRVFEVLDLVKLKHKARMFPTELSGGEQQRIAIARAIVNMPGILIADEPTGNLDPDTSLEIMDILDEINSQGTTILMATHNSQIVNDIKHRVLAVENGRIVRDQQEGEYGYEI
- a CDS encoding response regulator transcription factor gives rise to the protein MKKVLVVDDEESIVILLSYNLEKDGYQVVTAHDGKEGYDLAMTQSFDFIILDLMLPSMDGMDICRRLRQEKIDTPILMLTAKDDELEKIIGLELGADDYMTKPFSPREVLARMKAILRRIGSLNTNENVEPTKETKLPELNEVKEEKVEIGEIIIFPNLYEVQVRGEIIDITPKEFELLLYMAKRANRILSREQLLNAIWNFDYAGETRIVDVHISHLREKIEQNTKKPVYIKTVRGFGYKFEEPK
- the ftsX gene encoding permease-like cell division protein FtsX, yielding MKFRTMGRHIRDAFKSLSRNGWMSVAAISAVAMTLILVGSFIAILFNVNKLASDVENDVSVRVFIDLAADESNKTTLKEQLEQIPNVESLSYSTRDEELNKLIGSYGDEFNLFGGDDNPLHDVYVLNTEVPEQTGEVAKAAEGLEYVSKVEYGGTTAEKLFDTIATMRLIGLVIIGGLLLIAVFLISNTIRITIFSRSTEIEIMRLVGAKNSYIRWPFLIEGAIIGFIGALIPTAILVFGYSFLFDIGTQYLIGSNFGLLAPLPFTMYLGLGLMGIGVSLGSIGSVLSMTRFLKA
- the prfB gene encoding peptide chain release factor 2 (programmed frameshift); amino-acid sequence: MELSEVKVLLETSEEKIQSFGRSLDLEALEADIAEYEDQMLDPSFWEDSHAAQEVINASNQLKSVFETFNKLKEMYEELEVMYEFVKEDPESEFEEELAGNVAEFEAALNEYELTMLLNGPHDKNNAILEIHPGAGGTESQDWGSLLHRMFTRWADKKGYTIETLDYQAGDEAGIKSVTLLIKGLNAYGNLRSERGVHRLVRISPFDSAGRRHTSFCSIDVMPEIAADNADIEVSLDDIRVDTYRASGAGGQHINKTSSAIRITHIPTGIVVQSQAQRSQFQNRDTAMGMLKAKLFQKQEEERESELAAIRGEQKEIGWGSQIRSYVFHPYSMVKDHRTNHETGNVQSVMDGDLDPFIDAFLKMNITNDED
- the pnpS gene encoding two-component system histidine kinase PnpS: MRKFTTQFMALFIGLFLLLSMGVVFYTNQLVYQVTTQSMTEDVERHTLYLSEILEQQFLKDASSVQTAVTHLESFQLFLEDEDDIAFINNDGKLIYSSNAYQASVENQAKTKEIRVVLEGKESGNSGIVRNDTGRSEYRVAVPLYNENRQQVGILRLTHELQDLDSLQDALIKSVFVFSFVAIVMAGFIAYYLSNRISKPLKGISDVIESISDGDYTNHYIGINYPEVAELGNTVNQLAENLEAKNREIIQSNERLTVLVNRLIIGVVLLNHKQQIQLMNPAAQEILGIDDTLLGHSFLEMTKSYGLVQIIQKTFQKNKNRNDEIYVYHPQDRILDVNTMIVPNVEGRQVIVLLYDITQIRRLEKVRSDFVANASHELRTPVTALKGFSEVLLDGAMENPATLKQFLEIIYKESKRLEILVNDILELSRVEQKQVPLNVETVNIMKIIASCFQVIQPQAEAKQIKLRMYTSESEDVWALTDRSRLEQILNNLIMNGVNYTDNGGKVSVMVEKINDEAVIHVADTGIGIPEEDLNRIFERFYRVDKARSRNSGGTGLGLSIVRYLVQNLNGRIEVKSHLGIGTTFTLYLPLN